A window of the Mus musculus strain C57BL/6J chromosome 18, GRCm38.p6 C57BL/6J genome harbors these coding sequences:
- the Zadh2 gene encoding prostaglandin reductase-3 has translation MLRLAAAGARAIVDMSYARHFLDFQGSAIPRTMQKLVVTRLSPNFHEAVTLRRDCPVPLPGDGDLLVRNRFVGINASDINYSAGRYDPSLKPPFDIGFEGIGEVVALGLSASARYTVGQAVAYMAPGSFAEYTVVPASIAIPMPSVKPEYLTMLVSGTTAYLSLEELGELSEGKKVLVTAAAGGTGQFAVQLSKIAKCHVIGTCSSDEKAAFLKSIGCDRPINYRTEPVETVLKQEYPEGVDVVYESVGGAMFDLAVDALATKGRLIVIGFISGYQSPTGLSPIKAGVLPTKLLKKSASLRGFFLNHYFSKYQAAMERLLELYARGDLVCEVDLGHLAPDGRFIGLESVFQAVDYMYTGKNTGKLVVELPHPVSSKL, from the exons ATGCTGAGGCTGGCGGCCGCCGGGGCCCGAGCCATCGTGGACATGTCGTACGCCCGTCACTTCCTGGACTTCCAGGGCTCCGCCATCCCCCGAACCATGCAGAAGCTGGTGGTGACCCGGCTGAGCCCTAACTTCCACGAGGCCGTCACCCTGCGCCGGGACTGCCCAGTGCCGCTCCCCGGGGACGGAGACCTCCTCGTCCGGAACCG ATTCGTTGGTATTAACGCATCTGACATCAACTATTCGGCTGGCCGCTACGACCCGTCCCTGAAGCCACCCTTTGACATAGGTTTTGAAGGGATTGGTGAGGTGGTGGCCTTAGGCCTCTCTGCTAGTGCTAGGTACACAGTGGGCCAGGCTGTGGCTTATATGGCTCCTGGTTCCTTTGCTGAGTATACAGTGGTGCCTGCTAGCATTGCAATTCCCATGCCTTCAGTGAAACCAGAGTATCTCACCATGCTGGTTAGTGGCACCACTGCATACCTCAGCCTGGAAGAGCTTGGGGAACTGTCAGAAGGGAAGAAAGTTCTGGTCACAGCAGCCGCTGGGGGCACAGGCCAGTTTGCTGTGCAGCTTTCCAAGATAGCCAAGTGCCACGTTATCGGAACCTGCTCCTCAGACGAAAAGGCAGCTTTTCTGAAATCAATTGGGTGTGATCGGCCCATCAACTACAGAACAGAGCCTGTGGAGACGGTTCTGAAGCAGGAGTACCCTGAAGGCGTTGACGTAGTCTATGAGTCTGTTGGGGGAGCCATGTTTGACCTGGCTGTGGATGCCTTGGCCACCAAAGGGCGCTTGATAGTGATTGGGTTTATCTCTGGCTACCAAAGCCCTACAGGACTCTCACCAATAAAAGCGGGAGTTTTGCCAACCAAGCTCCTGAAGAAGTCGGCCAGCCTCAGGGGTTTCTTTCTGAACCACTACTTCTCCAAGTACCAGGCTGCCATGGAACGTTTGCTGGAGCTGTACGCTCGTGGGGACCTGGTGTGTGAGGTGGACCTGGGACACCTGGCTCCGGATGGAAGGTTCATTGGCCTGGAGTCCGTGTTTCAGGCTGTCGACTATATGTACACGGGGAAAAATACTGGGAAGCTTGTTGTTGAGTTACCACACCCTGTCAGCAGTAAGCTGTGA
- the Zadh2 gene encoding prostaglandin reductase-3 isoform X1: protein MAPGSFAEYTVVPASIAIPMPSVKPEYLTMLVSGTTAYLSLEELGELSEGKKVLVTAAAGGTGQFAVQLSKIAKCHVIGTCSSDEKAAFLKSIGCDRPINYRTEPVETVLKQEYPEGVDVVYESVGGAMFDLAVDALATKGRLIVIGFISGYQSPTGLSPIKAGVLPTKLLKKSASLRGFFLNHYFSKYQAAMERLLELYARGDLVCEVDLGHLAPDGRFIGLESVFQAVDYMYTGKNTGKLVVELPHPVSSKL, encoded by the coding sequence ATGGCTCCTGGTTCCTTTGCTGAGTATACAGTGGTGCCTGCTAGCATTGCAATTCCCATGCCTTCAGTGAAACCAGAGTATCTCACCATGCTGGTTAGTGGCACCACTGCATACCTCAGCCTGGAAGAGCTTGGGGAACTGTCAGAAGGGAAGAAAGTTCTGGTCACAGCAGCCGCTGGGGGCACAGGCCAGTTTGCTGTGCAGCTTTCCAAGATAGCCAAGTGCCACGTTATCGGAACCTGCTCCTCAGACGAAAAGGCAGCTTTTCTGAAATCAATTGGGTGTGATCGGCCCATCAACTACAGAACAGAGCCTGTGGAGACGGTTCTGAAGCAGGAGTACCCTGAAGGCGTTGACGTAGTCTATGAGTCTGTTGGGGGAGCCATGTTTGACCTGGCTGTGGATGCCTTGGCCACCAAAGGGCGCTTGATAGTGATTGGGTTTATCTCTGGCTACCAAAGCCCTACAGGACTCTCACCAATAAAAGCGGGAGTTTTGCCAACCAAGCTCCTGAAGAAGTCGGCCAGCCTCAGGGGTTTCTTTCTGAACCACTACTTCTCCAAGTACCAGGCTGCCATGGAACGTTTGCTGGAGCTGTACGCTCGTGGGGACCTGGTGTGTGAGGTGGACCTGGGACACCTGGCTCCGGATGGAAGGTTCATTGGCCTGGAGTCCGTGTTTCAGGCTGTCGACTATATGTACACGGGGAAAAATACTGGGAAGCTTGTTGTTGAGTTACCACACCCTGTCAGCAGTAAGCTGTGA